A single region of the Paraburkholderia megapolitana genome encodes:
- a CDS encoding rolling circle replication-associated protein — protein sequence MHDESIGDFSAFRREWVIRGRNFGDGQVEITATRFDRYLGAQRLSAMPKAKRGESENTEDNLMDAAKRAKQQVRLRCKAIGADRMITLTYRENMQDKARLKRDFDLLRRRLGALGGFPYVAVAERQKRGAWHLHIAVCGRQNYRVLRSIWKSIVGFDNGNIHVRNPFKERGLRHKLAAYLAKYITKGFSEHAMNEKRYWTSRGVVVPERMPIDHILSDDPVQALKIAFAAAKRVGATLDRCQTFWRQELGCFWLSTREQ from the coding sequence ATGCACGACGAAAGTATAGGGGATTTCTCGGCGTTCCGGCGTGAGTGGGTGATTCGTGGCCGTAACTTCGGTGATGGGCAGGTGGAAATCACGGCAACGCGGTTTGATCGCTACCTGGGCGCTCAACGTCTCAGTGCGATGCCGAAAGCTAAACGCGGTGAGTCCGAGAACACCGAAGACAATTTGATGGACGCGGCGAAGCGGGCAAAGCAGCAGGTTCGACTTCGCTGCAAGGCGATAGGTGCGGACCGGATGATTACGTTGACGTACCGCGAGAACATGCAGGATAAAGCCCGTCTGAAGCGTGATTTCGACTTGCTACGGCGTCGTCTCGGGGCACTTGGCGGTTTCCCGTACGTGGCCGTAGCGGAACGGCAGAAGCGGGGCGCCTGGCACCTTCACATAGCCGTCTGCGGGCGGCAGAACTACCGTGTGCTGCGCTCGATCTGGAAAAGCATCGTCGGGTTCGATAACGGCAATATCCATGTGCGCAACCCGTTCAAGGAAAGGGGGCTGCGGCACAAGCTGGCGGCCTATCTCGCCAAGTACATCACGAAGGGCTTTTCAGAGCACGCGATGAACGAAAAGCGCTACTGGACCAGTCGTGGTGTGGTGGTGCCGGAGCGCATGCCGATCGATCACATTCTGTCGGATGATCCCGTGCAGGCGTTGAAGATCGCGTTTGCGGCGGCCAAGCGCGTTGGCGCAACACTGGACCGGTGTCAGACGTTCTGGCGGCAGGAGTTAGGGTGTTTCTGGCTCTCGACTCGGGAACAGTAG
- a CDS encoding DNA cytosine methyltransferase: MQLVLSLFPGIDLLGRGFEHEGFCVVRGPDLIFGGDVCRFDAPAGRFDGVIGGSPCPDFSRARRSEPSGDGLRMLGEFRRVVEQARPSWWLLENVPGCPDVRIDGYGFQRIDLDARDVGLSQRRLRHFQFGHVDGVQLVLPRAAGARRGGEATCLASESGRTARRDWATFCELQGLPGSFELPSFTLSARYRAVGNGVPVPMARFLACAVTELGRAGDVRLCLCGCARPVSGGALYAGVACRKRAQRKRDSAGVVDSSSVTVASL, encoded by the coding sequence ATGCAGCTCGTCCTTTCCCTCTTTCCCGGTATTGATCTGCTCGGGCGCGGCTTCGAGCATGAGGGCTTTTGTGTTGTTCGAGGCCCGGATCTCATTTTCGGCGGTGATGTGTGTCGTTTCGATGCGCCTGCGGGCCGCTTCGATGGGGTCATAGGTGGCTCGCCCTGTCCGGATTTCTCACGCGCGCGACGTAGCGAGCCGTCCGGCGATGGGCTTCGCATGCTTGGCGAGTTTCGTCGTGTGGTCGAACAGGCGCGACCGTCGTGGTGGCTGTTGGAGAACGTGCCGGGATGTCCGGATGTGAGGATCGACGGTTACGGTTTTCAGCGGATAGACCTTGATGCGCGCGATGTGGGCTTGTCGCAGCGGCGCTTACGTCACTTCCAGTTCGGTCACGTTGACGGCGTGCAACTGGTGTTGCCGCGTGCAGCTGGTGCGCGTAGAGGCGGCGAAGCGACGTGTCTCGCATCGGAGAGTGGCCGGACTGCCCGGCGTGATTGGGCGACGTTCTGTGAGCTGCAAGGGTTGCCGGGTTCGTTTGAGCTACCGTCGTTCACGCTTTCGGCCCGGTATCGGGCGGTTGGTAACGGCGTTCCTGTTCCAATGGCTCGTTTTCTTGCGTGCGCAGTGACTGAGCTGGGTCGAGCTGGCGATGTTCGGCTGTGTCTGTGCGGTTGTGCGCGGCCGGTGTCGGGTGGTGCGTTGTATGCCGGTGTCGCATGTCGCAAACGGGCACAGCGCAAGCGTGACTCCGCCGGCGTCGTTGACTCCAGCTCGGTCACGGTGGCGTCGTTGTGA
- a CDS encoding cellulose synthase: protein MNKQKLTILEVAHRSGVSNKTGRPWAMHEAQCILEQEDTEGKKIVVGTINLPDVLKDSAPGDYLAEFSFFKSMEGKLEPRVVSLVPFGMQGAKAKPGAGVTA from the coding sequence ATGAACAAGCAAAAACTGACGATTCTTGAAGTTGCACACCGCTCGGGCGTTTCGAACAAGACGGGGCGTCCGTGGGCGATGCACGAAGCGCAGTGCATCCTCGAACAGGAGGACACAGAGGGCAAGAAAATCGTCGTCGGCACGATCAACCTGCCGGATGTGTTGAAGGATTCCGCACCGGGCGACTATCTCGCGGAGTTCTCGTTCTTCAAGTCGATGGAGGGCAAGCTCGAACCGCGCGTTGTCTCACTGGTGCCGTTCGGCATGCAGGGCGCGAAGGCGAAACCGGGTGCCGGTGTTACCGCGTAG
- the hisC gene encoding histidinol-phosphate transaminase: MSRYWSDIVQRLTPYTPGEQPALAHPVKLNANENPYPPSPRVLDAIREELGATGDSLRRYPDATARRLREAVAAHHGIRPEQVFAGNGSDEVLALVFQALLKHAHPILFPDVTYSFYPTYARLYEVEYRTVPLDADFTLRLDGYAIPNGGVLFPNPNAPTGRPLSLAEIERFVAANTESVVVIDEAYVDFGAESAVSLIDRYPQLLVVQTVSKARSLAGMRIGLAFGDPLLLDALNRVKDSFNSYPLDRLAQAAATAAYEDGEWFRDTCAKVIASRTRLSAGLSTLGFEVVPSAANFVLARHRAHDAATLAAQLKEREIFVRHFKLPRVDQHLRISIGTDAECDALLDALHDVLAV; encoded by the coding sequence TTGAGCCGTTACTGGAGTGACATCGTTCAGCGCCTGACGCCTTATACGCCGGGCGAGCAGCCTGCGCTTGCGCATCCGGTCAAGCTGAACGCCAACGAAAACCCCTATCCGCCCTCGCCTCGTGTACTCGACGCGATCCGTGAAGAACTCGGCGCGACTGGCGATTCACTGCGGCGCTATCCGGATGCGACTGCACGCAGGCTACGTGAAGCGGTCGCCGCTCACCACGGCATTCGGCCTGAACAGGTGTTCGCTGGCAATGGTTCCGACGAAGTGCTGGCGCTCGTGTTTCAGGCGTTGCTAAAGCATGCTCACCCTATCCTGTTCCCCGACGTCACCTACAGCTTCTATCCGACCTACGCACGGCTCTATGAGGTCGAGTATCGTACGGTGCCGCTCGATGCCGATTTCACGCTGCGCCTCGACGGCTACGCGATACCCAACGGCGGCGTGCTGTTTCCGAACCCCAATGCCCCTACCGGACGACCGCTGTCGCTCGCGGAGATCGAGCGGTTCGTCGCGGCGAATACGGAATCGGTCGTGGTGATCGACGAAGCGTATGTCGACTTCGGCGCGGAATCGGCGGTGTCGCTGATCGACCGGTATCCGCAGTTGCTTGTCGTGCAGACGGTGTCGAAGGCGCGTTCACTGGCGGGCATGCGCATCGGCCTTGCGTTCGGCGATCCGCTGCTGCTCGATGCGCTGAATCGCGTGAAGGACAGTTTCAACTCCTACCCGCTTGATCGGCTCGCGCAGGCTGCGGCGACGGCCGCGTACGAAGACGGTGAATGGTTTCGCGACACGTGTGCGAAGGTGATCGCGAGTCGCACGCGTCTATCAGCTGGATTGAGCACGCTTGGCTTCGAGGTCGTGCCGTCCGCTGCGAACTTCGTGCTCGCACGGCATCGCGCGCACGACGCAGCGACGCTCGCCGCGCAACTCAAAGAAAGGGAAATTTTCGTGCGGCACTTCAAGTTGCCGCGTGTCGATCAGCATCTACGCATCTCGATCGGCACCGACGCCGAATGCGACGCGCTGCTCGATGCACTGCATGACGTGCTTGCCGTTTAA
- the coaD gene encoding pantetheine-phosphate adenylyltransferase, which produces MVVAVYPGTFDPLTRGHEDLVRRASSIFDTLVVGVADSRNKKPFFTLEERLDIAHEVLGHYPNVQVMSFKGLLKDFVRNNNARVIVRGLRAVSDFEYEFQMAGMNRYLLPDVETMFMTPSDQYQFISGTIVREIAQLGGDVSKFVFPSVEKRLQEKVAVLEKQRGG; this is translated from the coding sequence ATGGTAGTCGCCGTGTACCCGGGTACCTTCGATCCATTGACGCGTGGTCACGAAGACCTCGTGCGGCGCGCGTCGAGCATTTTCGACACGCTGGTGGTGGGCGTCGCGGACAGTCGCAACAAGAAGCCGTTTTTCACGCTGGAGGAACGTCTCGACATCGCACACGAGGTGCTCGGCCATTATCCGAACGTGCAGGTGATGAGTTTCAAGGGACTGCTGAAAGACTTCGTCCGCAACAACAATGCGCGGGTTATCGTGCGCGGTCTGCGCGCGGTCTCGGACTTCGAGTACGAATTCCAGATGGCCGGCATGAATCGCTATCTGTTGCCCGATGTCGAAACGATGTTCATGACGCCGTCCGACCAGTATCAGTTCATCTCCGGAACGATCGTCCGCGAAATCGCGCAACTGGGCGGCGATGTCAGCAAGTTCGTTTTTCCGTCCGTCGAGAAGCGACTGCAGGAAAAGGTCGCCGTGCTCGAAAAGCAGCGTGGCGGCTGA
- a CDS encoding recombinase family protein, translating into MLIGYARVSTRDQDTRAQIDALEKAGCEEIHDEKRSAATRRRPVFHGIMATIKPGDTLVVYKLDRIARSLRDLLNILDELTAAGADFKSLSETIETKSPAGRMMLQMLGAFAEFEREIIRERTTAGIHAAIRRGAKVGRPKSLTREQETELLKLWRANTFSKAALARRYGTHPRTIDRTIERSRIQLRLPLSA; encoded by the coding sequence ATGCTAATTGGTTATGCACGGGTATCAACGAGGGACCAAGACACGCGCGCGCAAATCGACGCGCTAGAAAAAGCAGGATGCGAAGAAATACACGACGAAAAACGTTCCGCAGCCACCCGCAGACGGCCTGTGTTCCACGGAATCATGGCGACCATCAAACCCGGTGACACTTTAGTCGTATACAAGCTCGACCGCATCGCCCGTTCCCTGCGCGATCTACTAAACATTCTGGACGAACTCACCGCAGCGGGCGCCGACTTCAAAAGCCTCAGCGAGACCATCGAAACAAAATCGCCAGCCGGACGAATGATGCTCCAGATGCTCGGCGCGTTCGCAGAATTCGAGCGTGAAATCATACGCGAACGCACAACTGCCGGCATTCACGCTGCCATCAGAAGAGGGGCAAAGGTTGGCCGACCGAAATCGCTGACCAGAGAGCAGGAAACCGAATTACTGAAATTATGGCGGGCAAACACCTTCAGTAAGGCCGCGCTCGCCAGACGATACGGAACGCACCCTCGGACCATAGACAGGACAATCGAACGCTCTCGAATACAGCTCAGGCTTCCACTGTCGGCCTAG
- a CDS encoding type II secretion system protein GspD, translating to MRRLVCWLVFGWVGVVHAEVPTLPPLPGGSVTPVPPIAALPRVRNGVFDLRFVNVGQVVDLVYGDALHVPHVISSDVLQDSRVVSFQFDSSKGDLRAFVKTFLDSQGFAVDTRDGVDFISKKIDVARPADRATYVYQPRHRSAAYLSNLVLPLFDGASRAVMPSPAPMSSPASAPVGSSAVAAPVPPVVSQAATAAVADQFVFAGTAAQVEQVKALLPQLDTVAGEVVVRGWAYEVSDTDNTNSGFSIASKLLGVGVKVGEGSTVADSNALQFGAGRLSFAISALNADSRFRQVSSPNVRCVSGQQVRLNVGQQVPTVSSVSYQGVSGTPVQSIEYQDAGVIFNVTPLVMEDVIQLSVDEEISSFVSTTTGVSGSPTKNTRSLQTVANLRDGEVVVLGGLIQDSDTASNSRERFLPAFLGGHGTLKGRTEVVLVLQVQKI from the coding sequence ATGAGGCGTCTAGTGTGCTGGCTCGTTTTTGGATGGGTCGGTGTTGTGCATGCGGAGGTGCCGACGTTACCGCCGTTGCCGGGTGGATCTGTTACGCCAGTTCCGCCGATTGCTGCATTACCTCGTGTACGTAACGGTGTGTTTGATCTGCGGTTTGTGAATGTGGGTCAGGTGGTCGACCTGGTGTACGGCGATGCGCTGCACGTGCCGCACGTGATTTCGTCCGACGTGTTGCAGGATAGCCGCGTCGTGTCGTTCCAGTTCGATAGCAGCAAGGGCGATCTGCGTGCGTTCGTAAAGACCTTTCTCGATTCTCAGGGGTTCGCCGTCGATACGCGGGATGGTGTTGATTTCATCTCGAAGAAAATCGACGTTGCGCGTCCCGCTGACCGGGCGACGTATGTGTATCAGCCGCGGCATCGTAGTGCGGCGTATCTGTCGAATCTTGTGCTACCGCTATTCGATGGCGCCTCGCGGGCGGTAATGCCTTCGCCTGCGCCGATGTCTTCTCCTGCATCTGCGCCTGTCGGTTCGTCTGCTGTGGCTGCTCCAGTCCCTCCGGTTGTGTCTCAGGCTGCTACTGCGGCCGTAGCCGATCAGTTCGTGTTTGCGGGCACGGCGGCGCAGGTTGAACAGGTCAAGGCGCTGTTGCCGCAACTGGATACGGTGGCCGGCGAGGTGGTGGTGCGTGGCTGGGCGTATGAGGTCAGCGACACCGACAACACCAATTCGGGATTCAGCATCGCATCGAAGCTGCTCGGCGTTGGCGTAAAGGTCGGTGAGGGGTCGACGGTGGCTGACTCGAACGCGTTGCAGTTTGGTGCTGGCCGGTTGAGTTTCGCTATCTCTGCGTTGAACGCTGATTCACGATTCAGGCAGGTCTCATCGCCGAACGTACGCTGTGTCTCCGGTCAACAGGTCAGGCTCAACGTCGGGCAACAGGTGCCGACCGTATCGAGCGTGAGCTATCAGGGGGTGAGCGGCACGCCTGTGCAGTCGATTGAGTATCAGGATGCGGGCGTGATTTTCAACGTGACGCCGCTCGTCATGGAGGACGTGATTCAGTTGAGCGTGGATGAGGAAATATCGAGCTTCGTCAGCACGACAACAGGCGTCAGCGGCTCGCCCACAAAGAACACGCGTTCGTTGCAGACGGTGGCGAATCTGCGCGACGGTGAGGTCGTGGTACTCGGCGGATTGATACAGGATTCGGACACTGCATCGAACAGTCGCGAGCGGTTTCTACCGGCGTTCCTCGGGGGGCATGGGACGTTGAAGGGGCGCACTGAGGTCGTGCTGGTGTTGCAGGTCCAGAAAATATGA
- a CDS encoding zonular occludens toxin domain-containing protein, producing the protein MTITLITGVPGSGKSLYAVSSLRREVNAGRRLLVDGVKDLALDHVDVDEPWLRKWFDHVVPLDLIVVDEAQRVWPPTSVSVKPGEDVEKLHVHRHMGVDFVLITQHPQRINKTVRDLVGRHVHVRKLFGLNRAMLYEWDHCHNIGSLKDAVKTMWKYPRDVFKLYTSAEVHTKPKAVIPKALFLIPVALAVVVAGAYYGVKSLNGGFGAGAHGASVSTAAASSAGAHGAAAGAASDNWRVAGRYVSGGLAFVVLANGKGVLRLVDASGFKGDGLRTTGVVDGERVASWTGSIAGASPAGGGGVGGLVGERK; encoded by the coding sequence ATGACGATCACGTTGATAACCGGTGTGCCCGGTAGCGGCAAGTCGCTGTATGCGGTGTCGTCGCTGCGGCGTGAGGTGAACGCCGGTCGCCGGTTACTGGTTGATGGCGTGAAAGACCTTGCGCTCGATCATGTTGACGTTGACGAACCGTGGTTGCGCAAGTGGTTCGATCACGTCGTGCCGCTCGATCTGATTGTGGTGGATGAAGCGCAGCGCGTGTGGCCCCCGACGTCGGTGAGTGTCAAGCCTGGTGAGGACGTTGAGAAGCTGCACGTGCATCGACATATGGGCGTCGATTTCGTGCTGATTACGCAGCATCCGCAGCGCATTAACAAGACTGTGCGCGATCTCGTCGGGCGTCACGTGCACGTGCGCAAGCTGTTCGGTCTGAACCGCGCGATGCTGTACGAATGGGACCATTGTCACAACATCGGCAGTCTGAAAGATGCGGTGAAGACGATGTGGAAATATCCGCGCGACGTGTTCAAGCTCTACACGAGTGCAGAAGTCCATACGAAGCCGAAAGCGGTTATTCCTAAAGCACTGTTTTTGATTCCCGTTGCGCTCGCGGTAGTGGTGGCGGGGGCGTATTACGGTGTCAAGAGTCTGAACGGCGGGTTCGGTGCTGGTGCGCATGGTGCGTCGGTGTCAACGGCTGCGGCGTCTTCGGCGGGGGCGCATGGTGCTGCTGCTGGCGCTGCGTCGGATAACTGGCGGGTTGCGGGGCGGTACGTGTCAGGCGGTCTTGCGTTCGTGGTGCTAGCGAATGGAAAAGGCGTGCTGCGTCTCGTTGATGCGAGCGGGTTCAAGGGCGATGGGTTGCGCACAACAGGCGTGGTCGACGGGGAGCGGGTAGCGTCCTGGACCGGCTCTATCGCGGGTGCAAGTCCGGCTGGTGGTGGGGGTGTTGGCGGACTCGTCGGGGAGCGCAAATGA
- a CDS encoding AAA family ATPase has product MLTRLEANGFKNLLDFSVSFGPFNCMAGLNGVGKSNIFDAIRFLSLLSDKPIIEAALAVRDSDSSDPLDIFWTNGEFRVDRLTLAVEMIVPFDLVDDFGRVATATSTFLRYEVELARSPIDEASASLGIYLVREALTAIKKGEATNSLRFPLSVSDFRNQVVVNKRKGKGFISTNVLHDGIIEIHLHQDAGSGGKPQAIPAKNIPKTVVANTNSSVWPTVLAARREMQSWRFLSLEPRAMRRSNKVHEEGSVGSDGGRLAATLYRLYRRDSNVYSRVASRLSRIVPTTDLRVDVDSVRQLLTVEVKERSGAFLPARALSDGTLRFLSLCIVAEDPDFKGLLCFEEPENGIHPAKMGAMLELLKELAVDAHAPSDDDNPMRQILIATHSPVLVKLEAPDDLIYADVVKVVGPDGKPASTIRCKSLRDSWRARAGAECIDKGSIIAYLSLPPNSQIGIDFEE; this is encoded by the coding sequence ATGCTGACAAGGCTCGAGGCGAACGGTTTCAAGAATCTTCTCGATTTTTCGGTATCGTTTGGTCCGTTCAACTGTATGGCCGGGCTCAACGGCGTCGGCAAGTCGAATATATTCGACGCCATCAGATTTCTATCGTTGTTGAGCGACAAGCCAATTATCGAGGCTGCATTGGCTGTGCGGGACTCCGATTCTTCGGACCCGCTGGACATTTTCTGGACGAATGGCGAATTTCGCGTTGATCGTCTGACGCTGGCGGTCGAGATGATCGTGCCGTTTGACTTGGTGGATGACTTTGGGCGTGTCGCGACGGCGACCTCAACGTTTTTGCGGTACGAGGTGGAGCTCGCGCGAAGTCCGATAGATGAAGCGTCAGCGTCGTTGGGGATCTATTTGGTTCGAGAAGCGTTGACGGCTATCAAGAAGGGCGAAGCGACGAACTCCTTGCGTTTTCCGTTGAGCGTGTCGGATTTTCGCAATCAAGTTGTAGTGAACAAGCGCAAGGGCAAAGGCTTCATTTCGACTAACGTGTTGCATGATGGGATTATCGAGATCCATCTGCACCAGGACGCGGGTAGTGGTGGCAAACCGCAGGCGATTCCCGCAAAAAATATTCCGAAAACGGTGGTCGCGAACACAAATAGTTCCGTCTGGCCGACCGTGCTAGCGGCGCGCAGAGAGATGCAATCTTGGCGCTTTTTGTCGCTTGAGCCGCGCGCGATGCGTAGATCGAACAAAGTACACGAGGAAGGCAGTGTTGGTTCGGACGGGGGTAGGCTCGCAGCTACCTTGTATAGGCTGTATCGGCGTGATTCGAATGTCTATTCGCGCGTCGCGAGCAGGTTGTCGAGAATAGTGCCTACGACCGATTTGCGGGTGGACGTCGATTCCGTTCGTCAGCTATTGACTGTGGAGGTCAAAGAACGTTCGGGCGCGTTTTTGCCTGCTCGGGCACTGTCGGATGGCACGTTGAGATTTCTTTCACTGTGTATCGTGGCGGAGGACCCTGACTTCAAGGGATTGCTCTGCTTTGAAGAGCCTGAGAACGGAATTCATCCAGCGAAAATGGGTGCCATGCTGGAATTGTTAAAAGAGCTCGCGGTTGATGCGCATGCACCGAGTGATGATGACAATCCGATGCGGCAGATTTTGATCGCGACGCATTCGCCTGTACTGGTGAAATTGGAAGCACCCGATGATCTTATCTATGCGGATGTAGTGAAGGTCGTCGGTCCTGATGGCAAACCTGCGTCAACGATTCGCTGTAAGAGTTTGCGAGATAGTTGGCGGGCTAGGGCTGGCGCGGAGTGTATCGATAAGGGCTCGATCATCGCATACCTGAGTCTTCCGCCGAATAGTCAGATTGGGATTGATTTTGAAGAGTGA
- a CDS encoding major capsid protein yields the protein MLKMKEVMSAVKGAAKRAAVGVAAAGASVGAFAQTPTGSGATFDTTAIVSSINNVAPAIVAVGGAVLGVVAVAWGIKMVRSFLGR from the coding sequence ATGTTGAAGATGAAAGAAGTGATGTCGGCGGTAAAGGGTGCGGCGAAGCGTGCCGCTGTCGGTGTGGCGGCGGCTGGTGCATCGGTCGGTGCTTTTGCACAGACTCCGACCGGGTCGGGTGCGACGTTCGATACCACGGCGATTGTGTCGTCCATCAATAACGTGGCTCCGGCCATCGTGGCGGTGGGTGGTGCGGTCCTCGGCGTGGTTGCTGTGGCGTGGGGTATCAAGATGGTCCGCTCGTTCCTGGGTCGTTGA
- a CDS encoding DUF2523 family protein has protein sequence MTGLAAWLMSLAGPLLIQALVALGVGVLTVVGVDAAFSQLVSWITTGVSGIPADLANVLAMGGVFQGVSYILGAVSARVAMVGFSAAKRFFIK, from the coding sequence ATGACGGGACTAGCTGCGTGGTTGATGTCGCTTGCGGGGCCGCTGCTGATTCAGGCACTGGTGGCGCTCGGGGTGGGTGTGCTGACCGTCGTTGGTGTCGATGCGGCGTTTAGTCAGCTTGTTAGCTGGATCACGACAGGCGTGTCGGGTATTCCGGCCGATCTGGCGAATGTGCTGGCGATGGGCGGTGTTTTTCAGGGCGTCTCGTACATCCTCGGTGCTGTCTCGGCCCGTGTGGCGATGGTGGGATTCAGCGCTGCCAAAAGGTTCTTCATCAAATGA
- a CDS encoding helix-turn-helix domain-containing protein, whose translation MSYQELISKALKGRSVNSVAKILGIPQPSLDRYVKGTQIPNYDVAFRMAEEAGVPPGEAFKMLADEAKRRKEEGQKPSFSRCSK comes from the coding sequence ATGAGCTACCAAGAACTGATAAGCAAAGCACTCAAGGGACGCTCGGTGAACAGCGTCGCGAAGATCCTCGGGATACCCCAACCATCGCTCGATCGCTACGTGAAGGGGACGCAAATCCCGAACTATGACGTCGCCTTCAGGATGGCCGAAGAGGCTGGCGTACCACCCGGCGAAGCCTTCAAGATGCTAGCGGACGAAGCCAAACGGAGGAAAGAAGAGGGTCAAAAACCCTCATTTTCGCGTTGCAGCAAATGA
- a CDS encoding YfhL family 4Fe-4S dicluster ferredoxin: MALMITDECINCDVCEPECPNDAISMGAEIYVIDPGKCTECVGHFDEPQCQQVCPVECIPRDPQHVETPDGLMAKYHALLAAKAS, translated from the coding sequence ATGGCCTTGATGATTACCGACGAGTGCATCAACTGCGACGTCTGCGAGCCCGAGTGCCCGAACGACGCAATTTCGATGGGCGCGGAAATCTATGTGATCGACCCGGGCAAGTGCACCGAATGCGTCGGCCATTTCGATGAGCCGCAATGTCAGCAGGTGTGCCCGGTCGAGTGTATTCCGCGCGATCCGCAGCATGTCGAGACGCCGGATGGGTTGATGGCGAAGTATCACGCGTTGCTGGCGGCGAAGGCTTCTTAG
- a CDS encoding virulence factor TspB C-terminal domain-related protein, whose amino-acid sequence MGAVSALFVPLLMWVTLFCAPVSVAYAQTAGGGNSVIAQLISKGTALKLAELGFTDAEQSTIAATYAAMSEAAAASAAASWMGLVGKIVGPLGLMAVSTDLGDDTLTAWALSHAGLVTVLSKGGASNVGGHWQFYELEVWTDPLSSDPDVAKQMKLEDFASLADAAATYAKTWTDHDDYEKQRFGTCPAGQTCSPYGDIHMQFVGPCDESRVTASFDNVGCVFSSHDLDGVSADQTGMSYFAQGMNGTPSNLQPPGAYAASLAPPPMSVDAAIAAIPAADLAKPLSPQVVADLANALWEQASEQPGYQGVPYPSTAPITSGDITTANGPDTAAGWPTVGTAVAPVTAPTGGGNPYAIPVTTGTPSGGTGPASGASGTSPSNAPGLCDEFPSIIACQTPGSASAPDLPSSSGSVSVSPVTVGASDGVCPSPVSVSVFGNDISFSYQTECDFMTRVRPFLLAMCGIIAALVFGAGLKS is encoded by the coding sequence ATGGGTGCCGTGTCTGCGTTGTTCGTTCCGTTGTTGATGTGGGTAACGTTGTTTTGTGCGCCTGTGTCGGTGGCGTATGCGCAGACAGCGGGTGGTGGTAATTCGGTGATAGCGCAGTTGATTAGCAAGGGGACTGCGTTGAAGCTGGCGGAGCTTGGTTTTACTGACGCGGAGCAGTCGACTATTGCGGCGACGTACGCGGCTATGTCGGAGGCCGCCGCTGCGAGTGCTGCTGCGTCGTGGATGGGGCTGGTCGGGAAGATTGTCGGGCCGTTGGGGCTTATGGCGGTGTCGACGGACCTTGGTGACGATACGTTGACGGCGTGGGCGTTGAGTCATGCGGGTTTGGTGACCGTGTTGAGTAAAGGTGGTGCGTCTAATGTGGGTGGTCACTGGCAGTTTTACGAGTTGGAAGTGTGGACGGACCCGTTGAGTTCCGATCCGGATGTTGCGAAACAGATGAAGTTGGAGGATTTCGCTAGTCTGGCCGATGCTGCTGCGACTTATGCAAAGACGTGGACTGATCATGATGATTATGAAAAGCAGCGTTTTGGTACGTGTCCTGCTGGTCAGACGTGTTCTCCGTACGGTGATATCCATATGCAGTTCGTTGGTCCGTGTGATGAGAGTCGCGTTACGGCGAGTTTCGATAACGTTGGGTGTGTTTTTTCGAGTCACGATCTTGACGGCGTTAGTGCGGATCAGACGGGCATGAGTTACTTTGCTCAGGGGATGAACGGTACGCCGTCGAATTTGCAGCCGCCTGGCGCGTATGCGGCTTCTCTTGCACCGCCTCCTATGTCTGTTGACGCTGCTATCGCCGCTATCCCTGCCGCTGATCTGGCGAAGCCACTTTCACCGCAGGTTGTTGCTGATCTTGCTAACGCGTTGTGGGAGCAGGCGTCGGAGCAGCCGGGTTATCAGGGCGTGCCGTATCCGTCTACTGCGCCGATTACTTCGGGTGATATCACTACAGCGAACGGTCCTGATACTGCGGCCGGTTGGCCTACGGTTGGTACTGCTGTTGCGCCTGTAACGGCTCCGACTGGTGGCGGCAATCCGTACGCGATTCCGGTCACGACGGGTACGCCTTCGGGCGGTACGGGTCCGGCGAGTGGTGCGTCCGGTACGTCGCCGTCGAATGCTCCGGGGCTGTGTGATGAGTTTCCTTCGATCATTGCATGTCAAACGCCGGGGTCTGCCAGTGCGCCTGACCTGCCGTCGAGTAGTGGCTCGGTGTCCGTTTCGCCGGTAACGGTGGGTGCATCCGATGGTGTGTGTCCGTCGCCTGTTTCCGTGTCTGTCTTCGGTAACGACATTTCCTTTTCGTATCAGACGGAATGCGACTTCATGACGCGTGTGAGGCCATTTCTGCTTGCGATGTGCGGGATTATTGCGGCGCTGGTTTTTGGTGCGGGGCTTAAATCATGA